Genomic window (Hyalangium gracile):
CGTGCAGCTGTCCTACCTGATGTCCGCGCTGGTGATGATGAGCGGCTTCATCCTCATCCCCAACATCCCCGCCTACGTGGTGCACAACCTGGGCTACCCGCGCGAGCAGCTGTGGAACCTCTACCTGGTGGGCGGCGTGGTGGGCTTCGTGACGCTGCGCCTGGCGGGCTCGCGGGTGGACAAGATGGGCGCCTTCCGGGTGGGCACCGCGGGGGTGCTGCTGGGCATGGCGCTCACCTACATCGGCTTCGTGAGCTACCCGGTGTGGTTCCCCATCCACGGCATCTTCATCGGCTTCATGGTGGCCATGGGCATGCGCAACGTGGCCTACAACACCCTCACCTCGAAGGTGCCGGAGAACGCCGTGCGCGCGCGCTTCCTGTCGCTGCAGTCGGCCATCTCCCACATGGCCTCGGCGCTGGCCTCGGCCGTCCTGGCGCCCATGCTCCTGACCACCCTGCCGGACGAGAGCCTGGCGGGCATCGACCACGTGGCGGAGGTCTCCATCGTCCTGGCCATGGCCATCCCGCCCCTGCTCTACGTCGTCGAGCGTCGCGTCCGGGCCCAGGCCGCGGCCCGGTCCACCCCACCCCTGGCGGGGACCCCAGCCCTGGCGTCCTCGGGCTCCGGAGACCCCTAGGCTGGCGCCCCGAGCAGCTTCCGGCCGGGCAGGGACTGTGCTGGACGGACGCTGGCGAGCGCCTCCCCGTTGCGCTGGACGCCCCATGGCGCGATAACCCCGAGACGTCTTCCCGCGGAGCTGTCCTACATGTTCAACATCGGCGCAGGCGAGATGGTGTTCATCCTGATAGCCGCGCTGCTCGTGCTGGGGCCGAAGCGGCTTCCGGAACTGGCTCGCGGCATCGGTCGGTTCCTGCGCGAGTTCCGGAGGCAGACGGACGAGGTTCGCGGCGTGGTGGTGCGCGAGTTCTACCAGATGGATCAGGAGATCCAGCGCGAGCCCACCCCGGCGGCTCCGCCTCCGTCGACTCCCGCGCCGCACGAGCTGAGCCCGCCCATCCAGCCCTCGCTGCCGCTGCCCCCGGACATGTCCCTGGGGCTTGAGCACGCGTCCCATCCCCACCCTGCGCCGGACGGCGCGGCGCTGGGGGCGGCGGCCCAGGCCGGTGGCCCGGTGGCTCCGGAGGGCACTCCGGGAGCGCCTGTCGGCGGCCCGGTGCCTCCGGCTGGCAACGCGGTGGCTCCAGCTGGCAACGCGGTAGCCCCGGTTGGCAACACGGTGGCCGCGGCTGGCATCCCGGTGGGGGCGCCGCCGGCCAGCACGGGTGGGGCAGGCTCGGAGGACGAGGAGCCCCTGCCGCGGTTTGATCCCATCCCGGGCACGGTGGCCCGAAACGCACCGAAGCAGAGCTAGCCTTGGATCCATCCCACTCGGAACCCGAACTGCGCATGTCGCTGGCGGAGCACCTCACGGAGCTCCGCTCGCGCCTGCTGAAGTGCACCATCGCGGTGCTCGTCCTGGGCGCGGCCTCCCTGGTCTTCGCCCGGCCCATCTTCGGGCTGCTGATGAAGCCGGTGCTGGAGGCGCTGCCCGCCGGAGGGCGCTCGCTCGTCTACACCTCGGGCATCGAAGAGATCAACGTCCTGATGAAGGTGGGCCTGTACTGCGGCCTCTTCCTCACGACGCCCGTCATCCTCTGGCAGATCTGGGGCTTCGTGTCGCCGGGGCTGTACCCGGAGGAGCGCCGCTACGCCTCGCCCTTCGTCTTCCTGGGCTCGGTGGCCTTCATCGCGGGCGCGCTGTTCTGCTACCTGGCCATCCTCCCGTCCATGTTCCAGTTCCTCCTGAACGAGACGGACTCCACCGCGCTGGGGACGCAGCTGGACACCGCGAAGCTGCGCACGGAGGACGCGATGCGCTTCCTGCGGATAGGAGACGCGGAGCGTGCGGGGCAGCTCGCCCGGGAGGTGAGCACGAGCCTGCAGGCCACGGGTGAGTCGCAGCTGGTGAACCCCGAGGTGGTGCCCTCCGAGGCGGTGGAGATGTCCGCGCGCCTGGAGGGGCTGGGGCAGCTGCTGGACGCGGCGGCGGAGGGCTTCGGCGCTCCGGCGCGGCTGGTGCTGCGCCAGGCGGTGGAGAAGCGGGTGGTGGCGGTGGAGGCGTTCGGCCGCCAGGACTTCGCGGCCGCCGCCACGGCGATGGATGAGGCGGCCAGCCTGCTGGCCGGTGTGGCTCCCACGCGCACCGAGGAGCTGGCGGGGATGTGGAAGCTCCAGAAGGGGCTGGCGGCGGGGCATGCGCGGCACGAGGCGCTGAGCTGGACCAGGCCCATGCTCACCATGAACGAGCAGCTGTCGCTGGTGCTGGTGCTCATCCTGGCCTTCGGCGTCATCTTCGAGCTGCCGCTGGTGATGGCGCTGCTGGGCATCGTGGGCGTGGTGCAGAGCAAGTGGCTGTTCCGCTACCAGCGCCACGCCTTCGTGGTGTGCATCATCCTCGCGGCGCTGCTCACGCCGACAGGTGACGTGGTGAACCTGTCGCTGATGGCTGGCCCGATGTTGATGTGCTACGAGCTGGGCGTGCTGGCGGTGTGGATGATCGAGCG
Coding sequences:
- a CDS encoding MFS transporter, whose protein sequence is MSSKPVSERAVIFLIGAVQFVNILDFVMVMPLAPYYSGALGIDSAHTGIIAGSYTASASIAGLLGGYFLDRYDRRKALAVSMLGLVVATAAGGLATGLHSLIVARVCAGIFGGPATSLALAIIADIIPSERRGKAMGAVMGALSVAQVMGVPLSLKAADLAGWRAPFLGVAAMGLLVVLGAIFFLPPVRGHLEKGTRAEHPVGVWELLGRKDVQLSYLMSALVMMSGFILIPNIPAYVVHNLGYPREQLWNLYLVGGVVGFVTLRLAGSRVDKMGAFRVGTAGVLLGMALTYIGFVSYPVWFPIHGIFIGFMVAMGMRNVAYNTLTSKVPENAVRARFLSLQSAISHMASALASAVLAPMLLTTLPDESLAGIDHVAEVSIVLAMAIPPLLYVVERRVRAQAAARSTPPLAGTPALASSGSGDP
- a CDS encoding Sec-independent protein translocase subunit TatA/TatB produces the protein MFNIGAGEMVFILIAALLVLGPKRLPELARGIGRFLREFRRQTDEVRGVVVREFYQMDQEIQREPTPAAPPPSTPAPHELSPPIQPSLPLPPDMSLGLEHASHPHPAPDGAALGAAAQAGGPVAPEGTPGAPVGGPVPPAGNAVAPAGNAVAPVGNTVAAAGIPVGAPPASTGGAGSEDEEPLPRFDPIPGTVARNAPKQS
- the tatC gene encoding twin-arginine translocase subunit TatC, which produces MSLAEHLTELRSRLLKCTIAVLVLGAASLVFARPIFGLLMKPVLEALPAGGRSLVYTSGIEEINVLMKVGLYCGLFLTTPVILWQIWGFVSPGLYPEERRYASPFVFLGSVAFIAGALFCYLAILPSMFQFLLNETDSTALGTQLDTAKLRTEDAMRFLRIGDAERAGQLAREVSTSLQATGESQLVNPEVVPSEAVEMSARLEGLGQLLDAAAEGFGAPARLVLRQAVEKRVVAVEAFGRQDFAAAATAMDEAASLLAGVAPTRTEELAGMWKLQKGLAAGHARHEALSWTRPMLTMNEQLSLVLVLILAFGVIFELPLVMALLGIVGVVQSKWLFRYQRHAFVVCIILAALLTPTGDVVNLSLMAGPMLMCYELGVLAVWMIERRRARNEASTSITPSP